The Acidobacteriota bacterium region CCTGACGAGGCCGTGGCAGTGGAGGACGGCGGCGTCGGTCTCGATGAGGTCGACACGCGGTGGCCGGATGCCCAGCGCGACGGCGAGCCGGGCGACGCGTGCCTGCACCGCGCGCACCTCGTCGTGATCGTCGGGCAGGGGATGCCCGAGCAACTGGTGCTCGCGCCACCACGGGCGCACGAGGCGCAGGACGTCTCGAAGCAGAAGGACGAGGGCGACGGCCACGATCGGGACGAGCAGGATCGCGCGGAGGCCAAGGCCGCCGAGCGTCAGCGTGTCCCACCGTCGGCTCGACAAGAGCGCCACGTCGGCGAACTCGGGGGAGAGGCGAAATGGCGCCGCTACGGCGAAGAGCGGCCCGAGCAAGAGCGGCGCGACGAGGATGAACAGGCCGTAGGCGAAACGGGGGCCGGGCTCGGTGACCGGCAGGCGGCGCGTCACCGCCTGCACGAGGGCCATCGCCACGAGCGTGTGCGCGAGGGCCTGGGACGCGAGATCAAGCGCGGCGGTCGCCACCGTTGCCCGGGGCCGGAGGTGCGCCTGGCTCGAGGTCGTGCGGCGCCCCCGGCGTTCCGTGCGTGCCACCGGGACCGTGCAGGATCCGCTCGAGCTCGAGCGGATGCTCGTGATGCATGCGCTCCTCGGAGATCCGGCCCGTGAAGATCGTCGTGTCGAAGGGGAACACGTCGGGATTGAAGTGCGCGTTGTAGATGTGCCACACGGCGATCGTCAGGAAGGCCAGCAGTCCCTCGTTGCTGTGCGCGACCTTCGCCGCCGGGATCACCTCTCCCGGAAGATACGTGGCGACCGTGACCGGCCACAACAGGATCAGGCCGGTGAGGATGACGACGACCGATCCCAGGATGAGGCCCCAGTACTCGAACTTCTGCCGGTAGTCGAACCGGTCGAACCTGGTCTGCTCGTTCGACACGCCCAGGTAGAAGCGGAGGGTGACGACGGCGTCGGTGAAGTCCTTGCGCGTGGGCACCATCGACAGGCCCGCCCGGCCGCGCAGCACGTCGGACAGCACCCACCCGACGTGGAGGAGGGCAAGGCCGGTGAAGGCGAGGCCGCACGCGCGGTGAATCCAGCGGGCGCGGTCGACGCCGCCGAGCAGGTCGAGGATCCAGACCGACAACGACGCCTCGAAGAACTTCTGTGGCAGGCCGGTGACGACGAGCAGCGTGAAGACGGTCATCATCGCGGCGTGTTCGAGCCGCTGTCGCGGCGTGAAGCGGATGTACGTCCGGCTCATCGGTTCACCACCACGCGCCACACGTGCAGCAGGATCTGCAGGATCAGCCCTCCCATCATGAACGGGATGAGGAACTTGTAGGCCAGGGTCACGGCGGCCACCAGCGGGGCGCGTTCCCACGTCGGTTCGTAGTGCGACAGCCAGGCGGCCGGGAAGTTCTCCGTCGCGTCGGCGTGGCATCGCTGGCAGGTCTTGACGAGGTTGGCCCTGATGACCGGCGACTCGGGGTCGTCGACTTTCATGATGTCGTGGACGCCGTGGCAGTCGGTGCACCGGGCGATGACCGGCTGGTCGCGGTCGCGGTCCGATCGCCGGAGCCTTGCCGTGACGCCGTGGAAGTCGGTCAGGTACGTCTGATGGACGAGCGTCGACAAGCCGTACTTCTCCATCAACGGCGTGTCGGCATGACAACTGGCGCACAACTCCGGCGTGCGATCGATCCAGTTGCCGGCGTGGGGCCCGGCGACGTCGTGTGACCGGTGACAGTCGGTGCAGGTCGGGACGTCGGCGCTGCCGGTGTCGACGAGCGCACGGCCGTGCACGCTGCGCGCGAAGACCGCCGACACGCCCGCGTGGCACGACGCGCAGGTCTGCGAGATCCGCGTGCGCGGCTGGTTCGGGGGCGCCACGTCGTGCGCGCCGTGGCAGTCCACGCAGAGCGGGGCGGTGGTGTCACCCCGGGCGAGGGCCGTGTCATGCACGCTGTCGAGCGTCTTCGCGTAGTTCTGGAAGTGACAGCGCTTGCACTGCTCGTAGTACGCGAGGCTGATCTCGCGTCTCGAGCTGAACGCCCGCGTCTCGTGCGGGATCTCGACCATGTCGGTGTGACAGTCGACGCAGCTGAGCTTGTCGCCGTGGACCGACCGGGCGAAGACCTCGTGGCTGATGAACAGCGACTGGGTGTCCCCGTTCTCGAGGGTGACCTCGAGGGTCTCGTCTCCGTGGCAGGTCAGGCAGGTGTCGATCTGATCGATGCGGGTGGCGGCGTCGGGCGCCGCCTGAACGGTCAGCGCGAGGATGAACGCGACGAGCATGAGCTTCTCCGGCGACTGGGCGCCTGTTGAGAAATGCGACAGCAAGCCGATTGCCAGCCGGGCCGACATCCCGAAGTGCTTAAAAATTCAGCACCATCCTGGCGTTCCCCGTGCCACGGCCGGGGAACTGCCGGATTTCCGTCAGGCGGGGTCCGCCGCGACCCGGCCGGGTTGCCGATCTCCCCGCGGCTCGAACCGCGCGGTGAAATGACGCAGCACCGGTGCGGACGACACGATCCGGTAGCCCCGCAGGCGGTCCCTCTGGCGCGCGACCGCGATGACCGCCTCCGCGACGTAGTCGATGTGCGACTGCGTGTACACGCGGCGCGGGATCGCGAGGCGGACCAGGTCCATCGCCGCGGGCGTCTCGGTGCCGTCGGGATGCTGCCCGAACATCACCGTACCGATCTCGACCCCGCGAACGCCCGCCTCGACGTACAGCGCGTTGACGAGCGCGACGCCGGGATAGTGCAGAGGGGCGATGTGCGGGAGCAACCCCCGGGCATCGAGGTAAATGGCATGGCCTCCGGCCGG contains the following coding sequences:
- a CDS encoding M56 family metallopeptidase; translation: MATAALDLASQALAHTLVAMALVQAVTRRLPVTEPGPRFAYGLFILVAPLLLGPLFAVAAPFRLSPEFADVALLSSRRWDTLTLGGLGLRAILLVPIVAVALVLLLRDVLRLVRPWWREHQLLGHPLPDDHDEVRAVQARVARLAVALGIRPPRVDLIETDAAVLHCHGLVRPTIVVARGLLATLSPAQIEAALAHELAHLAHRDVLRTWILMALRVVHWFNPLAQVVARRAAQELEWRADDTAARVTGRPLALARALVTCMRTRDTQFLGLVGRSQIVTLEERCRRLLDPPPTAHRAWAVDFALVAITVAVVAFFVV
- a CDS encoding cytochrome c3 family protein — translated: MLVAFILALTVQAAPDAATRIDQIDTCLTCHGDETLEVTLENGDTQSLFISHEVFARSVHGDKLSCVDCHTDMVEIPHETRAFSSRREISLAYYEQCKRCHFQNYAKTLDSVHDTALARGDTTAPLCVDCHGAHDVAPPNQPRTRISQTCASCHAGVSAVFARSVHGRALVDTGSADVPTCTDCHRSHDVAGPHAGNWIDRTPELCASCHADTPLMEKYGLSTLVHQTYLTDFHGVTARLRRSDRDRDQPVIARCTDCHGVHDIMKVDDPESPVIRANLVKTCQRCHADATENFPAAWLSHYEPTWERAPLVAAVTLAYKFLIPFMMGGLILQILLHVWRVVVNR
- a CDS encoding cytochrome C: MSRTYIRFTPRQRLEHAAMMTVFTLLVVTGLPQKFFEASLSVWILDLLGGVDRARWIHRACGLAFTGLALLHVGWVLSDVLRGRAGLSMVPTRKDFTDAVVTLRFYLGVSNEQTRFDRFDYRQKFEYWGLILGSVVVILTGLILLWPVTVATYLPGEVIPAAKVAHSNEGLLAFLTIAVWHIYNAHFNPDVFPFDTTIFTGRISEERMHHEHPLELERILHGPGGTHGTPGAPHDLEPGAPPAPGNGGDRRA